The Candidatus Sericytochromatia bacterium sequence CAGCCTCAGCCGCCTGAAAGTCCCTCTTGGCCAGGTAGGTCCGCCCACGTCTGATCAGGAGGTCGGGATGACCGGGAAACACAGTCAACCCCTCGTCGAGCCATGCCGGGATATCATCCCACCGTCCCAGCTCGGCCAAGGCGTCAGCCCCCAGCACATAAGTGCTGAGCATCAGCAAGTTGGGCCCCAGATTCTGGGCACGCATTAACTCGCGGCACTTTTCGTAACCCGAAAAAGCTTCCTTGGCGTCGACGGAGTGAACCGAACTGGCCAGTGCCCACCACGCGTGAGGGTCATCAGGCGCGTCAGCCAACTGCAGACGAGCCAGACGAATATTCCGCTCGATCTTGCCGCGAGAAGTGACCACCGCCGCGCGGTAACCGTCGTGACGGATGCGCAGGCCATCCAGAAGGATCGAGGCAATATCCCCCGTGTCCGGCTGCATCAGGTGTTCGTGGATTCGCGCGCGATAGCGAGCCGTGGGGTCGGTGCGGTCAAACAACCGCAGAACGGGTGCCCCAGTAGTCGATGCGTGCTCATCGACGCTGTAGAGGCGAATCGAGGCCCGCAACGCGCCAGACTGCATCACCAACGCGGCCAACAACTCGGGCATTTCGACAATTAGCTCTTCGTCCGCGTCGAGCACGAGGGCCCACGGTAAGGTCGCAGCCTCCAGACTCGCGTTGCGTGCAGCCGCGAAGTCGTCGCACCACTGGAAATGCACCACCTTGGCCCCGAATGATTCTGCAATGGCCACCGTGCCATCTGTCGACCCTGTGTCGACGATGACCATTTCCCCCACCCAAGGTTGTGCAGAACGGAGGCACCTCGCCAGTTTTTCCTCTTCGTTTTTGACAATCATGCAAAGGGACAGACGTTCCCGCGGAAATTGAAAGGTGTCTTCACTCACGGAAGGTTCCTCCATCGTGCCCGGTGGGCCATGGCATCGTCACTTGAGATCGCGATTTGGTGTGATCACGCAGCGCGACAGCGGCCTGAACGAAGTTCCGTTGGGGCCTTATCCAGAGTGTCGGAACAGGCGTCGAAAAACTTGAGTTTTTCAGTCTCGTCAGCGGCTGGATGGACTCGAAGCGCAGACAAGACGATCATCGCAGCCGAGGATGGATGGACTCAAAATGGGCAGTGGTCAAGCTCCCGTTCCGCAAGCCACGCCACAGCCGCCACGACGCAGGCGGCACAAGGTGAAACGCAAGGGCAATTGCGATAGCCGGACCACCTCAGGCTGCTACTTGCAACCCTCTGCGGCATCGTCAGCCGATGCATTGTTTCAATCGCGAGAAAAATACACGATTTTTGACCCTGTGAACTCAAATCGAAAGGGGACGAACATCCTTTCGTTCAGTACAGCCTGAATGTTTGCGTGGCATTCCTTGGGAGCATAAAACAACATGAAGCCCCCACCACCAGCGCCCAGCAGTTTTCCGCCCAGAGCACCACACTTGAGTCCAGCCTCATAAATTTCATCGATTTTTGGGGTGGAGACCAAATGGCTGAGACCACGTTTAATACGCCATTGCTCGTTTAGCAGTCTTCCAAATTCATCCAAGGCGTCTTCACGAGCAGTCAAACATTCCAAGGCAGTATTGCAAATATCACTCATCGCTCGAAGTTCACTCAGTTTCGTGGGCGTCAGCTCAATCTGAGACCTGGCGATATCGGATGCTGTGCGTGCATATCCCGTGAAACACAGCAGCAGATTCTCTTGCAGGCGCTGAAGCCGCTCCGGAGCAATCACGATCGGATCTACATCAAATTCACGCACTCCAGCAAAACGGATTAAATTCAAGCCGCCGAAAGCGGCCGCAACCTGGTCTTGGGAACCAACGGCCTCTCCAATCCGTTCCTGCTCTACATGCAGGGCTTGGAGGGCCAATTCGCGCTTCGTCGGCATGTAATTTTTCAACGAGTGAAAAGCGTGAAGGGCCCCTACCGTAAACGTGGAACTGGAGCCCAAGCCGGAACGAGCGGGGAGATCAGCCGTGTGAACCAGTTCAAACGCGTCATCAAATTCTAGATAGCGTGCACACTCGCGAACCGAGGGATGGCGAATCTCGTGAATGGTCTGGGTCTCCTCCTTTTCGAAGTAGCGTATCCTGTGCTTGAAATCGAAAAACGGAGGAAGTCTTCTGGCGGTGATATAACTGTACTTGTTGATCGTTGCGCTGATAACAGCACCCGAATTTTCACGGTACCAAATCGGGTAATCGGTGCCCCCGCCAAAAAACGACACTCGGAAGGGTGTGCGGCAAATAATCATAATGCCATCTCTTCAGGCGTCTTTGCGGCATAAGCGCACTTGTACCATGCAACTGTTTTTTGGATTCCAGACGCCAGCGAGGTGGCCGGAACCCAACCCGTCAGGGCTTGGATTCGGTCAATGTTAATTTCTCGACGGGGTATCATCGTGGGCTGCGTCTCGTCATATTCGATCCGAGCATCGGCATAGTCAGCTGCCGTCAAAATGATCGGTAACATTTCCCGAATCGTGACGGGGCGACCGGAGGCGATATTGACGGGCTCGCCCGACTCAACGTGCGGGAAAGCCTTTAGCAGGCCGTCAATGAAATCTTCCACATACAAAAAATCCTTGATATCGCGCCCGTCCCCCCAAACGACGTAAGGGTCTTGTCGCTCAATGGCCCGGCGAATCAAAGCTGCAATCACCTTGGATTCAGTCCGGGTGAACTTATCAAAGGGCCCGTAAAGGTTACCCGGGCGCGCCACTAACGTCTGCATGGGCGCTTTGATCCGGCCACTATACATTTCACACATGACCTCTGAGAAACGCTTCATCCAACCGACGATGAAATATTTCTCGAAGAAGTCGAATCGTGCGTCCTCTTCTCTCACCGCGAAATCAGTGACCGGGTAAACAGTGTTGGAACTGATGAAGCAAAATTTTTTGACTTCATTTTCATATGCCGCCGCCAACATGTACGCATTCATGACCAGGTTAGGCGTGAGATGCACCAAAGGTGTCTTTTCCATGACAGCCGCCCCAGAACTATTGGCAGCGGCCATAAAGACATAGTCCATCCCCTGCGTCGCCTGTCGACAATCCTCTGATTTCGTGAGGTCACACTGAAGATACCTCACGTCTGGCTCTGGACGTTGGGGCGGCTTTTGATGAAGCGTGCCACGCACCTCTGCCCCCAACTCCACCAAGCGGCGCACCAAGTGAGTTCCGATGAATCCACCAGCACCCGTGACGAGAATGCGTTTGCCTGCAAAAAAGTCTGGTGCCATCACCGCCCTACGCCCTCATCTCGCAGAGAGAGAATCGGATGTTTGACCGGCCACCAGAACTGATATTCCGGGTCATCCCAATGAATGGTGAATTGTCCACTCCGGTCATATTCAGTGGTCTGCTTGTAGTGAAAAATGGCCAACTCGGTCAGCACCAGGTGACCATTGCCAAACATTGGCGGGACAAGAACCTGCAGACGATTACGATCCGAAAGGGTGAATCCCTGCCAATGTTTAAACTGCCGAGATTCGGGGTCATTGTTCACGACCACCAGATAGAATGCTCCGTGCAGGCAGGAGATTAACTTCCAGGTCTTAGAATCACCATGGATGCCTCTCAAGACGTGCTGCCGGGAGGTTGAAATGTCATCCTGAATGAAGTTGAGGTCTATGCCGACCTGACGATAGAGCCTGGCATTAAACAATTCCACATAATTTCCGCGAAAGTCTTCAAAATTCGTGGGCGGGGTGATAAGTTTGACGCCATCCAAATTCGTTGTCTGTACTTGCACGTTCAATCCAATCTCGCGTACTC is a genomic window containing:
- a CDS encoding kinase, with protein sequence MIICRTPFRVSFFGGGTDYPIWYRENSGAVISATINKYSYITARRLPPFFDFKHRIRYFEKEETQTIHEIRHPSVRECARYLEFDDAFELVHTADLPARSGLGSSSTFTVGALHAFHSLKNYMPTKRELALQALHVEQERIGEAVGSQDQVAAAFGGLNLIRFAGVREFDVDPIVIAPERLQRLQENLLLCFTGYARTASDIARSQIELTPTKLSELRAMSDICNTALECLTAREDALDEFGRLLNEQWRIKRGLSHLVSTPKIDEIYEAGLKCGALGGKLLGAGGGGFMLFYAPKECHANIQAVLNERMFVPFRFEFTGSKIVYFSRD
- a CDS encoding NAD-dependent epimerase/dehydratase family protein gives rise to the protein MAPDFFAGKRILVTGAGGFIGTHLVRRLVELGAEVRGTLHQKPPQRPEPDVRYLQCDLTKSEDCRQATQGMDYVFMAAANSSGAAVMEKTPLVHLTPNLVMNAYMLAAAYENEVKKFCFISSNTVYPVTDFAVREEDARFDFFEKYFIVGWMKRFSEVMCEMYSGRIKAPMQTLVARPGNLYGPFDKFTRTESKVIAALIRRAIERQDPYVVWGDGRDIKDFLYVEDFIDGLLKAFPHVESGEPVNIASGRPVTIREMLPIILTAADYADARIEYDETQPTMIPRREINIDRIQALTGWVPATSLASGIQKTVAWYKCAYAAKTPEEMAL
- the rfbC gene encoding dTDP-4-dehydrorhamnose 3,5-epimerase, with amino-acid sequence MQVQTTNLDGVKLITPPTNFEDFRGNYVELFNARLYRQVGIDLNFIQDDISTSRQHVLRGIHGDSKTWKLISCLHGAFYLVVVNNDPESRQFKHWQGFTLSDRNRLQVLVPPMFGNGHLVLTELAIFHYKQTTEYDRSGQFTIHWDDPEYQFWWPVKHPILSLRDEGVGR